In Streptomyces paludis, the genomic stretch CTCGGGCCAGACCCTGCCCTACCCGCGGCCGAACGACGATGTCGCCTGGCAGCAGGCCCCGCCGCACACACCGCCGTGGGACAACACCACGACGGCGCAGTCGGAGTGGAACGGGATCGTCAACCACTGGAACGCCACACCCCCGGCCCAGCCCTGGGACTACACCACCCAGCACCACTGACCCCGGCGGCGGGGACGGTCCGCGCCTCTCACCCCTCGGCGGGCTCGAACCAGGTCGGCTCGTCGGCCAGCGCCTGCTTGATCCGGAAGACCGCGAAGTCCTCCAGCTGGGGCAGCGCGTCAACGGGGAACCAGGCCACGTCCAGCGACTCGTCGTCGTTGACCCGGGCCTCCCCGCCGACCGCCCGGCAGCGGATCGTGGTGTCCATGAACTGACACTGGTCCCCGTTCGGATAGGTGACCGGGTGGAGCGTCTGGACGAGCACGACGCGCTCCGCCACACACCGCACGGCGGTCTCCTCGTACACCTCGCGCACGGCGGTGACCGCCGGCTGCTCGCCGGGCTCGGGGATGCCGCCGATGATCGACCAGTTGCCGGTGTCCGCACGGCGGCCGAGCAGGACCCGGCCCTCGTCGTCGAAGACAATCGCGCTGACACCCGGCAGGAAGAGCAGCTGGTGGCCTGCGGTGGCCCGGACCCGGCGGATGAAGTCAGGTGTACCCATGGGCCCGAGCCTATGCGGCGCGCCGGGCCCGTACGGAACGGACCGTCACCCAGCCGAGACCGGCCGCGGCGACCGTCATGAGCAGCCACTCCGGCAGCGCGCCCAGCCGGGTCGCGGGGGTGAGCGAGGTGCGCAGCGCGACCTTGTCGACCAGCGCGGCGGGCGTGAACCACGTCGTCCGCTCGACGACCGTGCCGTCCGGCCGGATGATCGCGCTGACCCCGCTGGTCGCGGAGACCACCACGGCCCTGCTGTGCTCCACGGCCCGCACCCGGGACATGGCGAGCTGCTGGTAGGTCATCTCGCTGCGGTCGAAGGTGGCGTTGTTGCTGGGGACGGCGATGAGTTCGGCGCCGGCCCGGACCGGGTCGCGCACATCGCTGTCGAAGGCCGC encodes the following:
- a CDS encoding NUDIX hydrolase, which encodes MGTPDFIRRVRATAGHQLLFLPGVSAIVFDDEGRVLLGRRADTGNWSIIGGIPEPGEQPAVTAVREVYEETAVRCVAERVVLVQTLHPVTYPNGDQCQFMDTTIRCRAVGGEARVNDDESLDVAWFPVDALPQLEDFAVFRIKQALADEPTWFEPAEG